One region of Fragaria vesca subsp. vesca linkage group LG4, FraVesHawaii_1.0, whole genome shotgun sequence genomic DNA includes:
- the LOC101294747 gene encoding 50S ribosomal protein L25-like, producing MLLQRRCLSAPLQLRRYAQSAAAALVDDSDPDSFPRPDPKYDETILAVPRLTSGKSIAAKERKAGRVPSIIFEQEDGQYGGNKRLISVRTNQIRKLVNQLGRSFFLSRLYSLEVRSDFECDDVIERVRVLPRLLQLHSSTDAPLNVTFIRAPSDALLKVEIPLVFIGDDISPGLKKGAYLNTINRTVKFLCPADVIPPYIEVDLSELDVGQKLVMGDLKAHPTLKLIQSKDEPICKIMGSRVSDQQKKTK from the exons ATGTTGCTTCAGCGACGTTGCCTCTCCGCCCCCCTCCAACTCCGCCGCTACGCCCAATCCGCCGCAGCCGCCCTCGTCGACGATTCCGACCCGGACTCCTTCCCCCGACCCGACCCGAAATACGACGAGACCATCCTCGCCGTCCCGCGCTTAACCTCCGGCAAAAGCATCGCCGCGAAAGAGCGGAAGGCCGGGCGCGTCCCTAGCATCATCTTCGAGCAGGAGGATGGCCAGTACGGCGGCAACAAGCGCCTCATCTCCGTCCGCACCAACCAGATCCGCAAGCTCGTCAATCAGCTCGGCCGCTCCTTCTTCCTCTCCCGCCTCTACAGCCTCGAGGTCCGCTCCGACTTCGAATGCGACGACGTCATTGAGAGAGTCCGTGTTTTGCCGCGCTTG CTTCAATTGCACTCGAGCACCGACGCTCCGCTTAATGTGACCTTCATTCGGGCCCCTTCGGATGCTTTGTTGAAGGTCGAAATTCCTCTTGTGTTTATTGGAGATGATATCTCTCCTGGATTGAAGAAAG GTGCATATTTAAATACAATCAATAGGACGGTAAAGTTCCTTTGCCCAGCAGATGTAATTCCTCCGTATATTGAAGTTGATCTGAGTGAGTTGGATGTTGGCCAAAAGCTAGTAATGGGAGACCTCAAGGCTCATCCGACTCTGAAGCTTATTCAGTCAAAAGATGAGCCCATTTGTAAGATCATGGGTTCAAGAGTTTCCGACCAACAAAAGAAAACTAAATAG
- the LOC101309150 gene encoding pentatricopeptide repeat-containing protein At4g20090-like: MLSTAKTKHGALTLSSILFKHFSSNSTTPNQISTIPKQPLAPTASVLCSLLSKETTASVDSLLGSFKQQLSSELVLQILMNYKQLGRRKTLDFFSWAGLQMHFQFDDCVVEFMADFLGRRKLFDDMKHLLLTVSLHKGGVSCRAVSTCIRFLGREGRIREALCVFQEMESRFGCKPDNLVYNNVLYVLCKKDSSGHLIDFALAVFRRIESPDVYSYSNMLVGLCKFGRFETAVEVFGEMCSTGLVPTRSAVNVLIGELCLLSAKEAAVAKVRVKNVRRPFKILVPNVHEKSGAIQPAVGVFWEVYKLGLLPSTFVIIRLLLELSKLGKMEEAVGVLRAVEGRKLSCVEEGYCIVMKGLCEHCCVEEASRLFGRMLSQGMKPRLTIYNSVICMLCKLGNLDGAESVFKMMNKKRCLPDSCTYSALVHAYCEAGKWKAAYDLMIEMLGLGCSPPFHTYSSVDKLLRENEQTDLCFKLERKLETQILEKLCKDGQLDDAYEKLKSMVEKGFYPPVYARDSFKNAFRKYGKLNIARDLLQTIDDMDNNEEKQLCTQ; the protein is encoded by the coding sequence ATGTTATCCACCGCTAAAACTAAACATGGAGCTCTCACTCTTTCTTCAATTCTCTTCAAACACTTTTCTTCAAATTCCACAACCCCAAATCAAATTTCCACAATCCCAAAACAACCCCTGGCACCAACTGCTTCTGTTCTATGTTCTCTGCTCTCTAAAGAAACCACCGCTAGTGTTGATAGTCTGTTGGGTAGTTTCAAACAACAGTTGAGTTCAGAACTGGTGCTCCAAATCTTGATGAATTATAAGCAGCTGGGAAGGAGAAAGACTCTCGACTTCTTTTCCTGGGCTGGGCTTCAAATGCATTTTCAGTTTGATGACTGTGTGGTTGAGTTCATGGCTGATTTCTTAGGTAGGAGGAAGCTCTTTGATGACATGAAGCATCTTTTATTGACTGTGTCATTGCACAAGGGTGGTGTTTCGTGTCGAGCAGTTTCGACTTGTATTAGGTTTCTGGGTAGGGAGGGGAGGATTAGAGAGGCACTTTGTGTGTTTCAGGAAATGGAATCTAGATTTGGGTGTAAGCCTGATAATCTTGTGTACAATAATGTGCTTTACGTGCTTTGTAAGAAGGATTCATCCGGGCATTTGATTGATTTCGCGCTTGCTGTTTTCCGGAGAATTGAATCCCCTGATGTGTATTCGTATAGTAATATGCTTGTTGGTTTGTGTAAATTCGGTAGGTTTGAGACTGCTGTTGAGGTTTTTGGTGAAATGTGTAGTACTGGTTTGGTTCCTACTAGGTCTGCTGTGAATGTTCTTATTGGAGAGCTGTGTTTGTTGAGTGCGAAAGAAGCAGCTGTTGCGAAAGTAAGAGTGAAAAATGTTCGCAGGCCATTTAAGATTTTGGTTCCAAATGTGCATGAAAAGAGTGGTGCTATCCAGCCTGCAGTTGGAGTGTTTTGGGAAGTTTATAAGTTAGGCTTGTTACCTAGTACTTTTGTTATAATCCGACTTCTATTGGAGCTTTCTAAACTAGGGAAAATGGAAGAGGCTGTTGGGGTCTTGAGGGCTGTTGAGGGTAGGAAGCTGAGTTGTGTTGAAGAGGGGTACTGTATTGTGATGAAGGGTTTGTGTGAACACTGCTGTGTTGAGGAAGCTAGTCGTTTGTTTGGGAGGATGCTCTCTCAGGGCATGAAGCCGAGGTTGACTATTTATAATTCTGTTATTTGCATGCTATGCAAACTAGGGAATTTGGATGGTGCTGAAAGTGTCTTCAAGATGATGAACAAGAAGAGATGTCTTCCAGATAGTTGCACTTATTCTGCATTGGTCCATGCTTATTGTGAAGCTGGAAAATGGAAAGCTGCTTATGACCTCATGATAGAAATGCTTGGGTTGGGTTGCTCTCCACCTTTTCACACTTATAGTTCAGTGGATAAACTTTTGAGAGAAAATGAACAAACGGATTTGTGTTTTAAATTGGAAAGGAAGTTGGAAACCCAGATCTTGGAGAAGCTATGCAAAGATGGTCAATTAGATGATGCGTATGAGAAGCTAAAGTCAATGGTTGAAAAGGGGTTTTACCCACCAGTGTATGCGAGAGATTCTTTTAAGAATGCATTTCGTAAGTATGGAAAATTGAATATAGCTCGGGATTTGTTACAGACGATAGATGACATGGACAACAACGAGGAGAAACAACTTTGCACTCAATGA
- the LOC101295034 gene encoding LOW QUALITY PROTEIN: isoleucine--tRNA ligase, cytoplasmic-like (The sequence of the model RefSeq protein was modified relative to this genomic sequence to represent the inferred complete CDS: inserted 1 base in 1 codon), with the protein MEEVCEGKDFSFPKQEEKILHYWSEIKAFETQLALTKDLPEYVFYDXPPFATGLPHYGHILAGTIKDIITRYQSMTGHHVTRRFGWDCHGLPVENEIDKKLDITRREQIMEMGIGKYNDACRSIVTRYVEEWEKVITRTGRWIDFRNDYKTMDLNFMESVWWVFAQIYEKGLVYKGFKVMPYSTGCKTPLSNFEANQDYKDVPDPEVMVAFPILGDSDEASFVAWTTTPWTLPSHLALCVNANFTYLKVRNKYSKKVYVVAESRLSALPNDKPKENVPNGSVDSKKSNSKSKGSSGGKKEAVDSSYEVLQKMSGASLVGTKYEPPFDYFKEFSDVAFRVVADNYVTDDSGTGIVHCAPAFGEDDYRVCLENKVINKGETLIVAVDEDGCFTEKITDFSKCYVKNADKDIIEAVKRKGRLVKSGTIMHSYPHCPRSKTPLIQRAVPSWFIRVEQLKEKLLENNKQTYWVPDFVKEKRFHNWLENARDWAVSRSRFWGTPLPVWISEDGEEIEVMDSIKKLEERSGVKVFDLHRHNIDHITIPSRRGAQFGVLRRIDDVFDCWFESGSMPYAYIHYPFENVELFEKNFPGNFVAEGLDQTRGWFYTLMVLSTALFGKPAFQNLICNGLVLAEDGKKMSKSLKNYPPPIDVIDQYGADAVRLYLINSPVVRAEPLRFKKEGVYGVVKDVFLPWYNAYRFLVQNAKRLEIEGFAPFVPIDQATLQKSSNVLDQWINSATQSLVYFVRQEMNGYRLYTVVPYLLKFLDNLTNIYVRCNRKRLKGRTGEEDCRVALSTLYNVLLVSCKAMAPLTPFFTEVLFQNMRKVSNTAEESIHHCSFPEAEGKRDERIEKSVARMMTIIDLARNIRERHNKPLKTPLREMVIVHPDMDFLDDIAGKLKEYVLEELNVRSLVPCNDTLKYASLRAEPDFSVLGKRLGKHMGIVAKEVKAMSQESILAFEKSGEVTFSGHCLKLTDIKVVRDFKRPDGTAETEVDATGDGDVLVILDLRPDESLFDAGVAREIINRIQKLRKKSALEPTDLVEVYFDSLDKEDKDKAVSERVLQSQEQYIRDAIGSPLLPSSVMPSHAVLVGEESFHGISGISFNIKLARPALVFNADAIVALYSGNSEFARCLQTYLLSRDHANLKYEFQHGNGKITVDCIENLPAVSLVSREHVYLTVGEFLCRTNSV; encoded by the exons ATGGAAGAGGTGTGCGAGGGCAAGGACTTCTCCTTCCCAAAGCAAGAGGAGAAGATTCTCCACTACTGGTCCGAAATCAAAGCCTTCGAGACTCAACTGGCTCTCACCAAGGACCTCCCCGAGTACGTCTTCTACG GGCCCCCCTTCGCCACCGGCCTCCCTCACTACGGCCACATACTCGCCGGCACCATCAAGGACATCATCACGCGCTACCAGTCCATGACCGGCCACCACGTCACGCGCCGCTTCGGCTGGGACTGCCACGGCCTCCCCGTCGAGAACGAGATTGATAAGAAGCTCGACATCACGCGCCGCGAACAGATTATGGAAATGGGGATCGGTAAGTACAACGATGCCTGCCGGAGCATTGTTACTCGCTATGTGGAGGAATGGGAGAAGGTTATTACTCGCACTGGGAGATGGATCGATTTTCGGAACGATTATAAGACTATGGACTTGAATTTTATGGAGAGTGTGTGGTGGGTTTTCGCTCAGATTTATGAAAAAGGCCTTGTCTATAAGGGCTTCAAG GTCATGCCTTACAGCACAGGTTGCAAGACGCCGCTCTCCAATTTTGAGGCTAATCAAGATTACAAG GATGTTCCTGATCCTGAAGTTATGGTGGCTTTTCCAATTCTTGGTGATTCAGACGAGGCAAGCTTTGTGGCCTGGACAACTACTCCGTGGACTCTTCCTAGCCATTTAGCACTTTGTGTCAATGCAAATTTTACCTATTTGAAG GTTCGCAACAAGTACTCAAAAAAAGTTTATGTTGTTGCTGAATCTCGGTTGTCAGCTCTTCCTAATGACAAACCAAAAGAAAATGTACCAAATGGATCTGTTGATTCAAAAAAATCAAATTCAAAGAGCAAGGGATCCTCAGGCGGAAAAAAGGAAGCAGTTGACTCGTCATACGAAGTGTTGCAGAAAATGTCAGGGGCTTCATTAGTGGGCACAAA GTATGAACCACCATTTGATTACTTTAAAGAGTTCTCTGATGTTGCATTTAGAGTAGTTGCAGACAACTATGTTACTGATGACAGTGGTACTGGAATTGTCCACTGTGCTCCTGCATTTGGTGAAGACGATTATCGTGTTTGCCTTGAAAATAAAGTTATCAATAAG GGAGAGACCTTGATTGTAGCAGTTGATGAGGATGGATGCTTTACTGAAAAAATTACGGACTTCAGCAAGTGTTATGTTAAAAATGCAGATAAAGATATTATTGAAGCAGTGAAG CGGAAAGGAAGGCTTGTAAAGTCTGGAACCATTATGCATTCTTATCCTCATTGCCCAAGATCTAAAACTCCGCTTATCCAAAGAGCCGTTCCAAGTTG GTTTATCCGGGTGGAGCAGTTGAAAGAAAAATTGTTAGAAAACAACAAGCAGACATACTGGGTTCCTGATTTTGTGAAG GAAAAACGATTCCACAATTGGCTGGAAAATGCAAGAGATTGGGCAGTTAGTCGAAGTAGATTTTGGGGCACTCCTCTCCCTGTGTGGATTAGTGAGGATGGCGAGGAAATAGAAGTTATGGATTCCATTAAGAAGCTCGAAGAGCGTTCTGGTGTTAAG GTTTTTGATCTTCACCGGCACAATATAGATCACATCACTATTCCATCTAGGCGTGGTGCTCAATTTGGTGTTCTTCGACGTATTGATGAT GTGTTTGATTGTTGGTTCGAGAGTGGTTCCATGCCTTATGCTTATATCCATTATCCTTTTGAGAATGTTGAACTTTTTGAGAAAAACTTTCCTGGAAATTTTGTGGCTGAAGGGCTGGATCAGACTCGTGGATG GTTCTACACTCTTATGGTGTTATCTACTGCATTATTTGGGAAACCTGCCTTTCAGAATCTCATTTGCAATGGACTTGTACTTGCTGAGGATGGAAAAAAAATGAGTAAAAGTCTGAAAAATTATCCTCCACCAATTGATGTTATCGATCAGTATGGAGCT GATGCAGTACGATTATACCTAATCAACTCTCCTGTTGTGCGCGCGGAACCGTTACGTTTCAAGAAGGAAGGAGTTTATGGTGTT GTCAAGGACGTATTTTTGCCATGGTACAATGCATATAGGTTCCTTGTCCAGAATGCAAAGAGACTTGAGATTGAAGGGTTTGCCCCTTTTGTCCCTATTGATCAAGCCACTCTACAAAAGTCATCTAATGTGCTTGACCAGTGGATCAACTCAGCCACTCAGAGTCTTGTGTATTTTGTCCGTCAGGAGATGAATGGTTACCGACTTTATACG GTGGTTCCATATCTTTTGAAGTTTCTCGACAACTTGACAAATATCTATGTGAGGTGCAATCGCAAGAGGTTGAAGGGCCGTACAGGTGAAGAAGATTGTAGGGTGGCGCTCTCAACACTTTACAAT GTCCTTTTGGTATCATGCAAAGCAATGGCCCCATTAACACCATTTTTCACTGAGGTCCTTTTTCAAAATATGAGGAAAGTTTCCAACACAGCAGAGGAAAGCATTCATCATTGCAGCTTTCCTGAAGCAGAAGGCAAG AGGGATGAACGTATAGAGAAAAGTGTTGCTAGGATGATGACGATAATTGATCTTGCCCGTAATATTCGTGAGAGACATAACAAACCTCTGAAAACACCCCTCAG GGAGATGGTTATTGTTCATCCTGATATGGACTTTCTTGATGATATCGCTGGAAAGCTAAAAGAG TATGTGCTGGAGGAACTGAACGTGCGATCTCTTGTTCCATGTAATGATACATTGAAGTATGCCTCATTACGTGCAGAGCCCGATTTCAG CGTTCTGGGCAAGCGGCTAGGAAAACATATGGGAATTGTTGCCAAAGAAGTCAAGGCAATGTCGCAGGAAAGCATTTTAGCATTCGAGAAATCTGGAGAAGTTACTTTTTCTGGTCATTGCTTAAAGCTGACTGATATTAAG GTTGTTAGGGATTTCAAGCGTCCTGATGGCACTGCGGAAACCGAAGTTGATGCAACAGGAGATG GTGATGTTTTGGTGATTTTGGATTTACGTCCGGATGAGTCGTTGTTTGATGCAGGTGTTGCTCGAGAG ATTATCAACAGAATACAGAAGTTAAGAAAGAAATCTGCTCTAGAACCTACTGACTTGGTGGAGGTCTACTTTGACTCTTTGGATAAAGAGGATAAAGATAAAGCAGTTTCCGAACGGGTTTTGCAATCACAG GAACAATACATTAGGGATGCCATTGGTTCGCCATTGCTTCCTTCAAGTGTGATGCCATCACATGCT GTCCTTGTTGGGGAAGAGAGTTTCCATGGGATTTCTGGCATTTCATTTAATATCAAACTAGCCAGGCCTGCCTTAGTTTTTAACGCGGACGCAATTGTTGCTTTATATTCAG GAAACTCAGAATTCGCAAGGTGTCTGCAAACTTACTTGTTGTCAAGGGATCATGCAAATCTGAAGTATGAGTTTCAACATGGAAACGGAAAG ATAACTGTTGATTGCATTGAAAATTTGCCCGCCGTGAGTTTGGTGTCGAGGGAACATGTGTATTTGACTGTTGGGGAGTTCTTATGTAGAACAAACTCTGTTTAG
- the LOC101295323 gene encoding biotin synthase-like, which yields MFSIRSILLRHGLRPSSSSASVAAVLHSSFYSSQSSSAAAVEAEGTILQGPRNDWTRDEIRAVYDSPVLDLLFHGAQVHRHVHNFREVQQCTLLSIKTGGCSEDCSYCPQSSRYDTGLKAQKLMTKDDVMEAAKKAKEAGSTRFCMGAAWRETVGRKTNFNQILEYVTEIRNLGMEVCCTLGMLEQQQALKLKEAGLTAYNHNLDTSREYYPNIITTRTYDDRLETIKYVRDAGISVCSGGIIGLGEAEEDRVGLLHTLATLPSHPESVPINALISVKGTPLQDQKPVEIWEMIRMIATARIVMPKAMVRLSAGRVRFSMPEQALCFLAGANSIFTGEKLLTTPNNDFDADQVMFKVLGLIPKPPTFSDEAAKASEAEACEDAVSVSA from the exons ATGTTCTCCATTAGGTCCATTCTCCTCCGCCACGGCCTCCGCCCCTCCTCCTCTTCGGCGTCTGTGGCGGCTGTATTGCATTCATCGTTTTACTCCTCTCAATCTTCATCAGCAGCTGCAGTTGAAGCCGAGGGAACAATCCTCCAAGGCCCTCGAAACGACTGGACTCGCGACGAGATAAGAGCCGTCTACGACTCTCCTGTTCTCGATCTCCTCTTCCATGGA GCTCAGGTTCACAGACATGTCCATAATTTTAGAGAAGTGCAGCAGTGCACTCTCCTCTCTATCAAGACTGGTGGCTGTAGTGAGGATTGCTCCTATTGCCCTCAGTCTTCAAGATATGATACCGGACTTAAGGCCCAAAAGCTTATGACCAAGGACGATGTAATGGAGGCAGCTAAAAAG GCAAAGGAGGCTGGTAGCACACGCTTTTGCATGGGTGCTGCCTGGAGGGAGACAGTAGGAAGAAAGACAAACTTTAACCAGATCCTTGAATATGTGACAGAAATAAG GAATTTGGGAATGGAAGTATGCTGCACCTTAGGCATGCTAGAACAGCAGCAAGCGCTAAAACTTAAAGAAGCTGGCCTGACAGCTTATAATCACAATCTAGACACCTCAAGGGAATATTATCCCAATATCATTACCACAAGGACCTATGATGACCGCTTGGAAACAATTAAGTATGTCAGGGATGCAGGAATTAGTGTGTGCTCAG GAGGAATAATAGGGCTCGGAGAAGCAGAGGAGGATCGAGTTGGTTTGTTGCATACATTAGCAACACTTCCATCTCACCCAGAAAGTGTTCCCATAAATGCGCTGATTAGTGTGAAAGGGACGCCTCTTCAGGATCAAAAG CCAGTTGAAATATGGGAGATGATACGCATGATTGCCACAGCACGTATAGTCATGCCAAAGGCAATGGTCAGATTGTCAGCTGGCAGAGTTCGTTTCTCAATGCCTGAGCAGGCACTGTGTTTTCTTGCTGGGGCAAATTCAATATTTACTGGTGAAAAACTATTGACCACACCTAACAATGATTTTGATGCCGATCAAGTTATGTTCAAGGTGCTTGGACTAATTCCAAAACCTCCCACTTTCTCCGATGAAGCAGCAAAGGCATCCGAAGCAGAAGCTTGTGAGGATGCTGTTTCTGTTTCAGCCTGA
- the LOC101295615 gene encoding mediator of RNA polymerase II transcription subunit 10b-like isoform 2: MKHGSDMDASMNANAGIGGSGGNGIMVPQTNDTAGTAGVDDPKQDLNKVINSIQKTLGLIHQLYLTVSSFNAGSQLPLLQRLNSLITELDNMAKLSDKCNIQIPMEVFNLIDDGKNPDEFTRDVINSCIAKNQITKGKTDTFKSLRKHLLDELEQAFPDEVESYREIRAASAAETKRLAQAQSSLPNGDVKVKPEF, encoded by the exons ATGAAGCA TGGGTCCGACATGGATGCATCGATGAATGCAAATGCTGGGATTGGTGGGAGTGGTGGCAACGGAATAATGGTCCCTCAAACCAATGATACAGCAGGAACAGCAGGGGTGGATGATCCTAAGCAAGACCTGAACAAGGTCATTAACTCTATTCAGAAGACTTTAGGGCTCATTCACCAGCTCTACCTCACTGTGTCGTCGTTCAATGCTGGCTCTCAGCTCCCCCTCCTCCAGCGCCT AAATTCTCTTATTACGGAGCTTGACAATATGGCTAAGTTGTCTGACAAGTGCAACATCCAGATTCCTATGGAGGTCTTTAA TTTGATTGATGACGGAAAGAATCCTGATGAATTTACGAGGGATGTCATAAACAGCTGTATTGCCAAAAATCAGATCACTAAAGGCAAAACTGATACCTTCAAG AGTTTGCGCAAACATCTTCTGGACGAACTTGAGCAGGCATTTCCTGACGAAGTTGAATCATATAGAGAAATACGTGCTGCTTCTGCTGCT GAAACAAAACGGCTTGCACAAGCACAAAGCTCATTGCCTAATGGAGATGTGAAGGTCAAACCTGAGTTTTAA
- the LOC101295615 gene encoding mediator of RNA polymerase II transcription subunit 10b-like isoform 1: MDASMNANAGIGGSGGNGIMVPQTNDTAGTAGVDDPKQDLNKVINSIQKTLGLIHQLYLTVSSFNAGSQLPLLQRLNSLITELDNMAKLSDKCNIQIPMEVFNLIDDGKNPDEFTRDVINSCIAKNQITKGKTDTFKSLRKHLLDELEQAFPDEVESYREIRAASAAVSCTGPPVWCKWILSNLIVCIFVIGFSFGQNYVKSSLHLVMPSPIRFCSLSLLNTPFMIVYPYVNESLTYL; encoded by the exons ATGGATGCATCGATGAATGCAAATGCTGGGATTGGTGGGAGTGGTGGCAACGGAATAATGGTCCCTCAAACCAATGATACAGCAGGAACAGCAGGGGTGGATGATCCTAAGCAAGACCTGAACAAGGTCATTAACTCTATTCAGAAGACTTTAGGGCTCATTCACCAGCTCTACCTCACTGTGTCGTCGTTCAATGCTGGCTCTCAGCTCCCCCTCCTCCAGCGCCT AAATTCTCTTATTACGGAGCTTGACAATATGGCTAAGTTGTCTGACAAGTGCAACATCCAGATTCCTATGGAGGTCTTTAA TTTGATTGATGACGGAAAGAATCCTGATGAATTTACGAGGGATGTCATAAACAGCTGTATTGCCAAAAATCAGATCACTAAAGGCAAAACTGATACCTTCAAG AGTTTGCGCAAACATCTTCTGGACGAACTTGAGCAGGCATTTCCTGACGAAGTTGAATCATATAGAGAAATACGTGCTGCTTCTGCTGCTGTAAGTTGCACTGGTCCACCAGTTTGGTGTAAATGGATTTTATCAAATTTGATTGTCTGCATTTTTGTTATAGGCTTCTCTTTTGGTCAAAATTATGTGAAGTCTTCTTTGCACCTAGTCATGCCTTCTCCCATTCGCTTTTGTTCATTGTCCCTATTAAATACCCCTTTTATGATTGTGTACCCTTATGTAAATGAATCCCTCACCTATCTGTGA